In the genome of Ferrovibrio terrae, the window GGCTGACAAACACAGCCAGGTTCGCGGATGGAGAGGAAACCTGAACCTCTTCTCGCGGCGCACTCTCAGAATGCACTGAAACAGCCGCGTCCCTGGAGGATGCAGCTGCGGAGATCTGGTCGTTTACTCGGGCAGTATTGCGGGCGTTCGCTCCGCTACTGCCCGACGCGGCAACAGTGCCGAGGATGTCGAGCGGCATGATGGGTTTCTCCCACGCAGATACAGCAACGTTAGTAATTATTTACCATATTTTTCTTGGACTTGCTAGCAGTAATTGTGTCTTGCAGCTCACCAATCGCTATAAGAGCGTTAACGGGGCGATTGCCCGAAAGTTCCTCATGGTGCAAACTGCCGACCGCTGCGGCAGTTAACCTTAACTGCTTATGATTCTTGGACTTTAGGGGGAAACGATGGCGAAAGTGGCGTTTATTGGCCTGGGAGTGATGGGCTACCCGATGGCGGGGCACTTGGTAAAAGCCGGCCATACCGTGACGGTCTGGAACCGCTCAGCCGACAAGGCTGACAAGTGGGTTGCTCAGCATAAGGGCCAAAAGGCTGCCACCCCGAAGGAAGCCGCAACCGGCGCAGAACTGGTCATGGCCTGCGTCGGCAACGACGATGATCTGCGGTCGGTGACCTACGGTGATACCGGTCTCTTGGCGGGTCTGGCCAAGGGCGCGATCTTTGTCGATCACACCACGGCCTCGGCTGATGTGGCGCGCGAGATCGGCGAGAAGGCCAAGGCAAACGGTCAGGGCTTCATCGATGCCCCTGTGTCAGGTGGGCAGGCCGGCGCCGAGAACGGTCAGCTTACCATCATGTGCGGCGGCGATGCGGCCACCTATGACAAGGTGCATCCGGTGATCCAGGCCTACGCGAAGATGCAGAACCTGATGGGCCCGACCGGCAGCGGCCAACTCACCAAGATGATGAACCAGATCTGCATCGCCGGTCTGGTGCAAGGCCTGGCCGAAGCGCTGGCCTTTGGTCGCGCTTCAGGTCTGGACCTGACGAAAGCTGTGGAAGTGATCTCCAAGGGCGCAGCCGGCTCGTGGCAGATGGACAACCGCCACAAGACGATGATCGAAGGCAAGTTCGATTACGGTTTCGCCGTCGATTGGATGCGCAAGGACCTCAGCATCTGTCTGGCCGAAGCGCGTCGCAACGGCGCCAGCCTGCCAGTGGCTGCACTGGTCGACCAGTTCTATGCCGAAGTGCAGCAGATGGGCGGCAATCGCTGGGATACGTCCAGCCTGATCGCGCGCCTGGAAGCGACCAAGACCGCCAAGAAGTTCTGATTGAGGTGAAAGCCGGGGAGGCAGCCGATTACGGCTGCTTTCCCTCGGCAATCATGCGCGCGATGTCGCGTGCAAAATATGTCAGCACGCCATCGCAGCCAGCGCGCTTGAACGACAGCAGGCTTTCCCAGGCCACCTTGGCGCGATCCAGCCAGCCGCGCTCCGCAGCACCAGCCAGCATCGAATACTCGCCCGACACCTGATAAGCGTATGTTGGCAGGCCAAAGGTGCTTTTCACCCGCCAGCAGATGTCGAGATAGGGCATGCCCGGCTTGACCATCACCATGTCGGCGCCTTCAGCAATATCCAGCGCGACTTCACGTAGCGCCTCGTCGCCATTGGCCGGATTCATCTGATAAGTGCGTTTGTCGCCCAGCCCCAGATTGACCGACGAGCCGACGGCATCGCGAAACGGCCCGTAGAAGGCAGACGCATACTTTGCGGCATAGGCCATGATCTGCGCGTGTTTGAATCCTTCGCGCTCGAAGGCCTGGCGGATCGCGCCGATGCGGCCATCCATCATGTCGGACGGCGCGGTGATGTCGCAGCCGGCCCTCATCTGCACGAGTGCCTGCTGCACCAGCAGCTCGACGGTTTCGTCGTTGAGGATTTCACCATCCTTCAGCAGGCCGTCATGGCCATGGCTGGTATAGGGATCGAGCGCGACATCGCAGAGGATGCCGAGATTCTTCGTTGCGCTCTTCACGGCGCGAACCGTGCGGCAGACCACGTTGTCGGGATTGAGCGCTTCGCGGCCGTCTTCGCTCTTCAGCTTCGGATCTGTGGCCGGGAACAGGGCGATGGCGGGAATGCCAAGTTGCTCCGCTTCGCGGGCGGCTGCAACGGCGGCATCGATGCTCAAGCGCTCGACGCCCGGCATGGACGCGATCGGTGCGTTGTTCGCGGCGTCATGCACGAAGATCGGCCAGATCAGGTCATTGACGCTGAGGCTGTTCTCGGCGACGAGGCGACGGGTCCAGTCGGCACGGCGCAGACGGCGAGGGCGCGCGAGAGGGAATTGCGGCAGGGGCGGTACAGCGGTGTCGGTCATTCAGAAAGCTTTATCAAACCGCTCCTGAAACGCAATCCAGACCCAGGGAGAAGTGCCCAGAATTCTGCCCAGCCGCATGGCCAGGCCGGAGGAAATCGGCCGTTCGCCGGCCAGGACCTGCCGCAGCAGCTTGCGGGGAATATGGGCTTCGCGGATGAAATGCTCGGGATCGCTGCCGCGGGCGAAAATGGCCCGCTCAAGCAGAATGCCAGGATGGATCGGCAGCATCGCATCACCTCGCGCATCGAACTGTACCGTCCGATTCTCGCGCGGCAGTGGTTAATGCCCCGTAACGCCACTCCGGGCAACTTCTCCCGTCTTATTTTTCCTGGGGTTTGCGGCCGGCCAGGCGGTCGAACTGCTTCACCAGATCAGCGATATCGGCATCGATCGGGCGCGGCGGCAGTATTGTCGCGGCATCGTTGGCCGGCGGGCGCGCAGCAGGCTGAGCCGGCTCCTGCAGCGCCAGTTTCGCGGTCAGTTCGAGATCTTCGCGGCAGCGCACGGTGAACCAGAAGGTGGAGCCTTCGCCCGGGGCGCTGATCACGCCGATCTCGCCGCCCATCAAATGCACCAGGTGCTTGCAGATGGTCAGACCAAGCCCGGTGCCACCATAGCGACGGGTCATCGAGATATCGGCCTGGGTGAAGGGTTCGAAGAGAGTCAGTTGCTGCTCGGCGGCGATGCCGATGCCGGTATCGCGGATCGCGCAATGCAGCATGAAGTCACCGTTCTGCAGGCCCGTCGCCGTGATTGTGATTGTCACCGTGCCTTTCTCTGTGAACTTGATGGCGTTGCCGATCAGGTTGGTGAGAATCTGCCGCAGGCGAAGCGGATCGCCAATCACATGCTCCGGCACGCTCTCGGCAACATCAAGGATCACCTGATTGCCGTTTTCGCGGGAGCGCGGCGTGAGCAGGGCAACGATGCTGTCGATGGTCGGTCGCAGGTCGAAATCAATCGCCTCGATCTGCAGCTTGCCGGCCTCGAGCTTGGAAACATCGAGAATATCGTCGATCAGGCCGAGCAGGTCGCGTGCCGACTGGTGCGCGACTTCCGAATAACGCTTCAGTGCTGGCTCAATGTCGCTGCGGTTCAGCAGGCTGAGCATGCCCAGTACGCCGTTCATGGGCGTGCGGATTTCATGGCTCATCATGGCGAGGAAATTCGACTTGGTCTTATGCGCGGTTTCTGCGGCATCCCTGGCGGCGGCCAGAGCCTGGGCGGTTTCGGCCAGCTTGACCGACTGTTCTTCCAGCATATGGCGCTGCAGTTCGAGTTCGTTCATCTGGCGGCGAATCTGGTCGACGTCTTCGAGACTACCGATCAGTCGCGAAGCGCGACCAGTTGCCGTGTAGCTCGGTTCGGCGCGCGCCAGAACCCAGATATACACGCCATCGCTGCGCCGGATGCGGAATTCGGCCTCGTATGTGCGCCGCTGCTTCAGCGCGGTGTTGACGCGACGCGTTACCATGTCGCGGTCATCGGGATGCATCAGCTCGGTGAAGGCTTCGATCGTGGTGCGCGATGACAGCAGTGTCGTGTCGTCACGGTCCTGCAGATAGTTGGCGACGATCAGCAACTCGCCGGTCAGCAGATCCCAGTCCCAGATGCCGAGCCGGCTGCTGCGCGCAGCGGCTTCGAACAGGTCGTTGCTGGCCTGCAATGCCGCGCGTGCCGCCGCCATGGCGCGCTGCTGCACCATCACGCGTACTGCAAGGGCGATCAGTCCGGCGATCATGTAGGTAGCGACCAGACAGGCCATGAAAGACAGCATGGCAACGAGCGGCAGCGTCGTGCTGGCGCTCGTTGCCTGCCACAGGATGAAGGAGGCGACGATACCGCCGATCAGGACGATGGCCTGGCCGGCCAGCAATGGTAGCGGCGCGATCTGTGACGAGGGATGGAAGGTGCGGGCGGCACAGGCCGCGCCCAGCAGAAGCAGAACGATGGCGCCATCGGGCATGGCGGCGGAGTGCGCCGTCCAGGCAGCCGTCTGCGGCAGCAGGTCGAGTGCACCGATAGACAGCGTGAGTGCCAGCGCCACAAGTGTCATCGCAACTGACCACCCGAGTGGCACATTGCCCACGGTGGCGCGTGGCGAGGCGGGAACATACAGGCGCGCGGCCGTCAGCAGCGCGCCAACGCAGAGTACCGGCCCCATGCTGCCACTCCACAGCATGGCTAGTGTTGGCGCGACTGAAGCTTCGGTGGCCTGCAACAGGCTGCCATGCAGAATATAGTTGCCCAGCCCGGCGATGCTAAGGCAGGCGAGCGTCAGCGCCAGCAGGCGTGAGGCCGGTGGCGCGGTATCGCGCAGCAGCAACGACAGACCGGCCAGTGCGGCCACGACCGCAACATCGGCATGGAAGGGCGGTGTACCCGGCAGCCAGGCGGTGGTCATGGTGCCGCTGAACAGCGGCGCACCGGCCAGCAATACGGTGAGTCCAATCAGCAGGCCAGCTAGCCCGTAAGCCAGGCCGCGCAAAGGCCAGCCGATGCCGGTTTCGGCATCCGGTTGTCGCTGAGGATCGAGAGGCAGCATGGGCGGTGGCAATGGACCTGATGAAGCGCGAAAGGCTAGCATGCAGAAACAGCCCATGCGACTCTGTTCGGGCCTAGTTCGTCTGGACTAGACCGGCCGTTGACGGCTGATTGGCGGGCAATTAAGACCCGGAATAAGGGAGAAAACAGCATGCTGTTCGAGTTGTCCGATGATCAGCGGGCCATCCAGGAAACCGCCCGGCGTTTTGCGCTGGATCGGATGCAGCCCAATGCAGCAGCGTGGGACGAGAAGAAGCACTTTCCCGTGGACGAACTGCGCGAGGCCGCTGCGCTCGGCTTCGGCGGCATCTATGTCGCTGACGACGTCGGCGGCTCGGCGCTCAGCCGCCTCGATGCCGCGATCGTCTTTGAGGAACTGGCGGCGGGCTGCACATCGACGGCGGCCTATATCTCGATCCACAACATGGCGGCCTGGATGATCGACCGCTTCGGCGGCGACGAACAGCGCCAGCGCTTCCTGCCCGATCTTTGCAGCATGCAGAAATTCGCCTCCTATTGTCTGACCGAACCGAATGCCGGCTCCGACGCCGCAGCGCTGCAGACGCGCGCAGCTGATGCCGGTGACCATTACATACTGAACGGCAGCAAGGCCTTCATCTCGGGTGGCGGACGTTCTGATATCTATGTCTGCATGGTGCGTACTGGCGAGGCCGGCGCGCGCGGCGTCACCTGCCTGGTGGTCGAAAATGGCACGCCTGGCCTTTCGTTCGGCGCGCAGGAACGCAAGCTCGGCTGGAACAGCCAGCCGACCGCGATGGTGAATTTCGACGATTGCAAAGTGCCGAAGGCCAACCGTATCGGCGCCGAGGGCGAAGGCTTCCGCATTGCCATGGCCGGGCTGGATGGGGGCCGCATCAATATCGGTGCCTGCTCGCTGGGTGCGGCCAAGGCCTGTCTGACCACGGCGCGTGAATATGTCGCCGGCCGCAAGCAGTTTGGCAATGCGATCGGCAACTTCCAGGCGACCCAATTCAAGCTGGCCGATATGGCCACGGATCTGGCCGCCGCGCGGCTGATGATCCGCCAGGCTGCAGCTATGCTGGATGTAAAGCATGTCGAGGCGACGATGTACTGCGCCATGGCCAAGCGATTTTCCACCGATGCCGGCTTTGCCATCTGCAACGAGGCATTGCAGTTGCATGGCGGTTACGGCTATCTGAAAGACTACCCGGTCGAACGCTATCTGCGCGATGCGCGGGTACACCAGATACTGGAAGGCACCAACGAGATCATGCGCGTGATTATCGCGCGTGCGCTGACATCCGGTTCATTTCACGATTGAGCTTTGGAGTAAATCTTGAGCAACGACATTCTGTTTTCGGTTCAGAACGGCATCGGCATCATCCAGCTCAATCGTCCGCAGGCGCTCAATGCGCTGACGCACGACATGTGCATTCCGCTGGAGCAGCATCTGCGCAGCTGGGCGAAAGATGCTGCCGTCAGGGCGGTGATCATCAAGGGCTCGGGCGAGAAGGCCTTCTGCGCTGGTGGCGACATCCGCAAGCTGGCCGACCGTGGCCCGGATGGCGTGCAATATCGCAAATCTTTCTGGTATGACGAATACCGCTGCAACACCCTGATCGGCGAATATCCGAAACCGTTCATCGCACTGATCGATGGCATCTTCATGGGCGGCGGCGTTGGCCTGTCAGTGCATGGCAGTCATCGCATCATCAGCGAGTTCGCGCATTTCGCCATGCCGGAAACCGGCATCGGCCTGTTCCCCGATGTTGGTGGCACCTATTTCCTGCCGCGCTGCCCGGGCGAACTCGGCGTCTATCTCGGTCTGACGGGTGCGCGTCTGAAAGGCGCCGATATCCTAACCGCCGGCGTGGCCACACATTTCGTGCCGCGGGCCAGCATGGCGGCGCTCGAGCAGGGATTGATAGATGCT includes:
- a CDS encoding enoyl-CoA hydratase/isomerase family protein, which translates into the protein MSNDILFSVQNGIGIIQLNRPQALNALTHDMCIPLEQHLRSWAKDAAVRAVIIKGSGEKAFCAGGDIRKLADRGPDGVQYRKSFWYDEYRCNTLIGEYPKPFIALIDGIFMGGGVGLSVHGSHRIISEFAHFAMPETGIGLFPDVGGTYFLPRCPGELGVYLGLTGARLKGADILTAGVATHFVPRASMAALEQGLIDAAPTDKAGIDAVVAKFATDPGPSQLAERKTEIDRRFGGESVAAVMAALEADPSPFSIEQAGIIRAKSPTSVKLTFAQLRRGRSLSLRDCMKLEWRICNHVAVGHDFYEGVRAVIIDKDHKPKWQPARLEDVTDAEIEAYFAPVSDGELLFD
- the hemB gene encoding porphobilinogen synthase codes for the protein MTDTAVPPLPQFPLARPRRLRRADWTRRLVAENSLSVNDLIWPIFVHDAANNAPIASMPGVERLSIDAAVAAAREAEQLGIPAIALFPATDPKLKSEDGREALNPDNVVCRTVRAVKSATKNLGILCDVALDPYTSHGHDGLLKDGEILNDETVELLVQQALVQMRAGCDITAPSDMMDGRIGAIRQAFEREGFKHAQIMAYAAKYASAFYGPFRDAVGSSVNLGLGDKRTYQMNPANGDEALREVALDIAEGADMVMVKPGMPYLDICWRVKSTFGLPTYAYQVSGEYSMLAGAAERGWLDRAKVAWESLLSFKRAGCDGVLTYFARDIARMIAEGKQP
- a CDS encoding helix-turn-helix transcriptional regulator, whose translation is MLPIHPGILLERAIFARGSDPEHFIREAHIPRKLLRQVLAGERPISSGLAMRLGRILGTSPWVWIAFQERFDKAF
- a CDS encoding NAD(P)-dependent oxidoreductase gives rise to the protein MAKVAFIGLGVMGYPMAGHLVKAGHTVTVWNRSADKADKWVAQHKGQKAATPKEAATGAELVMACVGNDDDLRSVTYGDTGLLAGLAKGAIFVDHTTASADVAREIGEKAKANGQGFIDAPVSGGQAGAENGQLTIMCGGDAATYDKVHPVIQAYAKMQNLMGPTGSGQLTKMMNQICIAGLVQGLAEALAFGRASGLDLTKAVEVISKGAAGSWQMDNRHKTMIEGKFDYGFAVDWMRKDLSICLAEARRNGASLPVAALVDQFYAEVQQMGGNRWDTSSLIARLEATKTAKKF
- a CDS encoding acyl-CoA dehydrogenase family protein, which codes for MLFELSDDQRAIQETARRFALDRMQPNAAAWDEKKHFPVDELREAAALGFGGIYVADDVGGSALSRLDAAIVFEELAAGCTSTAAYISIHNMAAWMIDRFGGDEQRQRFLPDLCSMQKFASYCLTEPNAGSDAAALQTRAADAGDHYILNGSKAFISGGGRSDIYVCMVRTGEAGARGVTCLVVENGTPGLSFGAQERKLGWNSQPTAMVNFDDCKVPKANRIGAEGEGFRIAMAGLDGGRINIGACSLGAAKACLTTAREYVAGRKQFGNAIGNFQATQFKLADMATDLAAARLMIRQAAAMLDVKHVEATMYCAMAKRFSTDAGFAICNEALQLHGGYGYLKDYPVERYLRDARVHQILEGTNEIMRVIIARALTSGSFHD
- a CDS encoding hybrid sensor histidine kinase/response regulator; translation: MLPLDPQRQPDAETGIGWPLRGLAYGLAGLLIGLTVLLAGAPLFSGTMTTAWLPGTPPFHADVAVVAALAGLSLLLRDTAPPASRLLALTLACLSIAGLGNYILHGSLLQATEASVAPTLAMLWSGSMGPVLCVGALLTAARLYVPASPRATVGNVPLGWSVAMTLVALALTLSIGALDLLPQTAAWTAHSAAMPDGAIVLLLLGAACAARTFHPSSQIAPLPLLAGQAIVLIGGIVASFILWQATSASTTLPLVAMLSFMACLVATYMIAGLIALAVRVMVQQRAMAAARAALQASNDLFEAAARSSRLGIWDWDLLTGELLIVANYLQDRDDTTLLSSRTTIEAFTELMHPDDRDMVTRRVNTALKQRRTYEAEFRIRRSDGVYIWVLARAEPSYTATGRASRLIGSLEDVDQIRRQMNELELQRHMLEEQSVKLAETAQALAAARDAAETAHKTKSNFLAMMSHEIRTPMNGVLGMLSLLNRSDIEPALKRYSEVAHQSARDLLGLIDDILDVSKLEAGKLQIEAIDFDLRPTIDSIVALLTPRSRENGNQVILDVAESVPEHVIGDPLRLRQILTNLIGNAIKFTEKGTVTITITATGLQNGDFMLHCAIRDTGIGIAAEQQLTLFEPFTQADISMTRRYGGTGLGLTICKHLVHLMGGEIGVISAPGEGSTFWFTVRCREDLELTAKLALQEPAQPAARPPANDAATILPPRPIDADIADLVKQFDRLAGRKPQEK